The window GCGGCAGCGGCAAACTCGAGGGTCGGGTGGCGGTCGTCACCGGGGGCGACAGCGGCATCGGCCGCGCCGTGGCCGTGCACTTTGCCCGCGAGGGGGCCGACGTCGCCATCCTGTACCTGAACGAGGAGACCGACGCGCAGGACACCCTGAAGATGGTGGAAGCCGAGGGCCGCCGCGGGGTGCTGATCGCCGGGGACATCGGCGACCCGGCCTTCTGCCAGCAGGCCGTGAAGCAGACCGTCGAGGCGTTCGGCCGGCTGGACGTGCTGGTGAACAACGCCGCCGAGCAGCACCCGCAGGAGAAGCTCACCGACATCACGCCGGAGCAGCTCGAGCGGACCTTCCGCACGAACATCTTCGGGATGTTCTACCTGACGCAGGCCGCCATGCCGCACCTGAAGAAGGGAGCGAGCATCATCAACACGACCAGCATCACCGCGTACAAGGGCAGCCCGCAGCTGCTGGACTACAGCAGCACCAAGGGCGCGATCGTGTCGTTCACGCGCAGCCTCAGCCAGAACCTCGCCGAGCAGGGCATCCGCGTGAACGCCGTGGCGCCCGGGCCGATCTGGACACCGCTGATTCCCGCCACCTTCGACGCGAAGCGCGTGGGGGAGCACGGGCAGAACGCCCCGCTGGGCCGCCCGGGGCAGCCGGCCGAGGTGGCGCCCAGCTTCGTGTTCCTGGCGTCGGACGACAGCAGTTACATCAGCGGGCAGGTGCTGCACCCGAACGGCGGCGACGTGGTGAACGGCTGAGGCGGGCCGCTCCCCGCTTCAGGACGCGGATCGTCAATCAGTCCTGGCGCCCCTG is drawn from Deinococcus ficus and contains these coding sequences:
- a CDS encoding SDR family oxidoreductase; the encoded protein is MSDHRPNAEPETAPTEQMPQQVPAETQPDQPGIEEAMSLAPVVIRDDYRGSGKLEGRVAVVTGGDSGIGRAVAVHFAREGADVAILYLNEETDAQDTLKMVEAEGRRGVLIAGDIGDPAFCQQAVKQTVEAFGRLDVLVNNAAEQHPQEKLTDITPEQLERTFRTNIFGMFYLTQAAMPHLKKGASIINTTSITAYKGSPQLLDYSSTKGAIVSFTRSLSQNLAEQGIRVNAVAPGPIWTPLIPATFDAKRVGEHGQNAPLGRPGQPAEVAPSFVFLASDDSSYISGQVLHPNGGDVVNG